Part of the Nothobranchius furzeri strain GRZ-AD chromosome 2, NfurGRZ-RIMD1, whole genome shotgun sequence genome, cttactctgagaggcgctatacaagtgtgggtcatttatcatttacatcaTGGAGCCATACAAATTTTCAAATGAGAATCTGATCtacttttattatttctctgctgCCAAAGCATGATTTTCACAACTTATTTGATTTAAACAGGCAAAACAATCATATTGTTTAACAAATATAAGTAGACAGAAGTGTCCTCTTTAACCCtgccatcaccccccccccctccctgaaGGTAACAGCTGTGGTTTCGCcccaaagtcacatgacacagggCAGGTGGGAGAGACCTATACAGGACATCCACccttccatcacacacacacacacacacgcacacacacacacacacacacacacacacacacacacacacacacacacacgcacgcacgcacgcacacacacacacacacacagttgcagCCTCTGCAGGTCAAGGGTGTGGTCATTTTGCGTTTCAGGAATGTGTAACACACACCAAATGTCTGATCTCTGCCTCAGCAGCAAACGGAttattctcaggaagattttcatttcaacagaagataattctGTGACCTTCACGTTAGACAACTCAAGTCTGGTACGGCATTTTGGAAAAGAACGTACTCTCTCTGCGCTCTAGCCCAAatattacattatattcacaTGATATTTTCCAGCAAAAGACGTAATGTCACCTTAAGATACCTCAAGCTGGCTAACCACACGTAGCCACACACTTATCTCTGGTGTACAGACAGCAGATtacgtctggttctggttgacAACAGGTGTAAGAAACCAAATCGTCCTACTGATGTGAAGTCCGCCCCAAAGTGTTTGTTCTGATAGAGATCTTGTGTTAGAGCAGCTGTAAAGCTAGTACCTGTGATGCTTTATAACATCTTTACACATTATTTCAGTGCTCCAGTAGTGATTACATAATTAATTCAATTTCAGTTTCAGATAATTTTAATAAAGTACTTTAACCCGCAGAAGGACTAAGGAAAACAAGGTCTGAGCATTCTTTGGTGAAGTCTAAAAAAGTAGCTTGTTCAAATGAAAAATATAGAGAAAGGGTTTAATGTGATCATCAAAGAAAAATATCAGGCATATAAAAATGCATCAGTATTGTTGGATTACATGTTTCATAAATCTGTATGTACTTTCTGGCATGAGAAATGTATTTTCAATAGTAACTATTAATTAGAATAGTAGCTTATTTTAAATAATTGATGAGTAGAAAATAATATTTACTTTGCAATTTAATATTAAAATAGGGTTAAAGACTTTGTTTTTCTAATGACAGTAAGTATAAGAATTTgttattaaaaatattaaattattattgtttttCCCATCTATAGAGAAAAAAAGTAGTGTACCAAAATTGATGTTCTGTTCCAAAAATGAAGTTGATTTCATGTACCCCTTACAATCTGAGTCTGTAACCTCTTGTTTTAATGCTGTTTGTTATTTACTATGATTTCAAACTTCTAAATAaatactgtattgtattgtattccaTACAGAATGTTGTGCCATTTGCAATATTTTAATAAAgtcgtttaaaaatatatttccattattattattattattaggagtACTAGTAAAAGTAATAGGAGTAAtaacgttattattattattattgttgttgttattattattattattattattattattattattattattattattattaatagagCTATTAATTCTATTGTCCTCACATAGGAACAAACTTTACAGGTTCCGTTTCTCGGGGACGATTTTGACAAACGGACAAATCAGGAAATGGAATCGTTCAGCTAGCTTAAAGTTGTTTCATTACATTTATCGCTTAAAATGCAAACTGCTATTGATGACTACTGCATTGGAGTTTTATCAAGAGCTTCTGCAACGTTTTCTTTTACGTAAAAGTGGAAATTTAAACTGGTGCAGCGGCGTTTTAGCTTTTGCTACACCCTGAAAAACTAAAAAAAGGTCGGTATCAAAATGTATAATCTGTTATGATTTTTGTACggttataaactttattttccgTGTATATTAGCGGTAAAACGTGTCCAAAATGCTGCTACACCAGGTGTAGGTACATCTTAGGTGTTTATTAAAATAACCGAATGATTTCAAAGATATATTTTGGTCTTTTTCATTAAAATATCCAGCAGATGTTCGAACATTTGCTTTAATTTACTTCATAATTCGTGTGTATTCATTAGATCATGTTACTGACGACCACTCGCCTGTCTAAAGTGCTGCAGCTCACCCTAGCGGTCATCAAACCAGATGCTGTGGCTCATCCCTTAATGTCAGAGGTAAACAAGACTGTCTGTCCCAAAACACATGAAATGCTCTTTAATGACATAAAATCATCAGTCTTTTACTTCAAAGGGAATTTGATGTTACTTTTATATTTCTGCAGAGTATTAAAATTTTACAGCTAGTGATTTTCTCCATTTAATAGATATCTTCCAACACGCAGATGGTAGAAAAATGCACAGATGTtgtgtttcttctttttttatttcaggCTCTTCATCAGATAATTCTGGAAAACAAATTTGTGATTGTGAGAAACAAAGAGCTGGCGTGGAGACGACAGGACTCCGAGAAGTTTTACGCTGAACACTCAGGTGTGGACAAAAGTCACGTGATCAGATGGGACTTTAAAAGTTTCTGCTTGAGATCAAAGAAAGAAGCAGCTTTTTAGAGCAGGAATATCACATGCAATGTCTCTTATGAAGTAAATATGTATACTTTGGAACAACTTACATAAATTCACTCAAGTTAAAAGAATAATGTTTGAGATTTGCTTCATTTTGAATTTCCTCTGTCTACAGAGCGATTCTTCTATCAACGACTAGTTGAGTTCATGTCCAGGTTAGCCTCCATAATAATTTTTTTGCATTCTGAGGATTTCCTCACAAGAATGATATAAAACATCACAAAGTAGTTGTAAAATACTGGTAAGTGTTTAATTAGTCCACTATAGCTGACACAGATCAGCTctttttggtgttttaatttcatTCTGAGGAAGACTCTGGTCATTTTCTGGAACTTGTCATCACACTCACCCCTTCAGCACAACATCCCAGCAGCGATCGTCTACAAACATCTGGATGATTCCTCCTCTGGCCGCGAGCTCACGCTGGGGTGGAAAAAGTGCATGTAATTATGCTGTCACTATTCTTGGGTGGCAGTGGTGAAATGGTTGCCATGGCAACCATTCAAACGGGAAGCTGTTACTGAGAACACACTAAGAAAACATCGTCATCGAGTGAGACTTTTAGATGAATAATATGAGCTTCATCTGAAGGgtgttttcattatatttggtgtGAAGAAATCAGATCAATTTTAGCCTTTTATGCCTTTTCTGAAAGCaggttttcttttcctttttccttCTAGTGGTCCCATGCGAGCGTATATCTTAGCCAAGGAGGACGGGATACGTCACTGGAGGGACCTGATGGGACCCACTAAAGTGTTTCGAGCCAGATACACGTCCCCCACCTCCCTCAGGGCCCAGTTTGGGCTCACAGACACTAGAAACACAACTCATGGCTCAGGTAGCAAACTTTCCAAACCTTtatcttaaatgttttaaaaaatgatgttTAATCCAAATTTAAAATGAGGAATGTTAGATGGAGCCTAAAGGTGGTCTGGTGGGTTCATCCTGATTCCTAGGGCCTTGCAGAAACTACTTTCTCAGAAATCACACATTGTCTTTTTTCAGTGTCGTTTTCATTTTTGAATTAATATATTACTTAAAGTTAGAGCTTCTTTTCTTTCAAAGTTTGGCATTTTTCACATTGTAAGCCTTTAAAATCTGTGATGTGTTCTTCAGATTCTCCAGAGTCAGCTCGAAGAGAAATCTGTTTCTTCTTCCCAGATTTCCACGTAGAAGAGTGGATGGATAAAGAC contains:
- the nme6 gene encoding nucleoside diphosphate kinase 6 isoform X2: MLLTTTRLSKVLQLTLAVIKPDAVAHPLMSEALHQIILENKFVIVRNKELAWRRQDSEKFYAEHSERFFYQRLVEFMSSGPMRAYILAKEDGIRHWRDLMGPTKVFRARYTSPTSLRAQFGLTDTRNTTHGSDFHVEEWMDKDEPLFRSGRILYDLQKQIHTVSAPS
- the nme6 gene encoding nucleoside diphosphate kinase 6 isoform X1, with amino-acid sequence MLLTTTRLSKVLQLTLAVIKPDAVAHPLMSEALHQIILENKFVIVRNKELAWRRQDSEKFYAEHSERFFYQRLVEFMSSGPMRAYILAKEDGIRHWRDLMGPTKVFRARYTSPTSLRAQFGLTDTRNTTHGSDSPESARREICFFFPDFHVEEWMDKDEPLFRSGRILYDLQKQIHTVSAPS